The following proteins come from a genomic window of Yinghuangia sp. ASG 101:
- a CDS encoding ABC-F family ATP-binding cassette domain-containing protein translates to MITATAVELRAGARILLESASFRVAPGDRIGLVGRNGAGKTTLTKTLAGETQPAAGTITRSGEVGYLPQDPRTGDLDVLATDRILSARGLDAAINGMRAAEQTMSTATGDARDKAMRRYARLETEFLTKGGYAAEAEAATIAASLGLPDRILGQPLRTLSGGQRRRVELARILFSDADTLLLDEPTNHLDADSIVWLRDFLKTYKGGFIVISHDENLVEACVNKVFHLDANRTAIDVYNVGWKAYLTQRETDERRRKRERDNAEKKAAALMSQADKMRAKATKTVAAQNMARRAERLLSGLEGVRQADKVAKLRFPEPAPCGKTPLMASELSKSYGSLEIFTDVDLAIDKGSRVVILGLNGAGKTTLLRLLAGVEAPDTGRVEPGHGLKLGYYAQEHETLDPGRTVLENMRSSAPDMDLVEVRKVLGSFLFSGDDVDKPAGVLSGGEKTRLALATLVVSAANVLLLDEPTNNLDPASREEVLSALRSYAGAVVLVTHDEGAVEALQPERIILLPDGVEDLWNADYADLVALA, encoded by the coding sequence ATGATCACTGCCACCGCCGTCGAACTGCGTGCGGGTGCCCGCATCCTGCTCGAATCCGCCAGTTTCCGCGTCGCTCCCGGCGACCGCATCGGCCTGGTCGGCCGCAACGGTGCCGGCAAGACCACGCTGACCAAAACGCTCGCGGGCGAGACCCAGCCGGCCGCCGGGACGATCACGCGGTCGGGCGAGGTCGGCTACCTGCCGCAGGACCCGCGCACCGGCGACCTCGACGTCCTCGCGACCGACCGCATCCTGTCCGCACGCGGCCTGGACGCGGCGATCAACGGCATGCGCGCCGCCGAGCAGACGATGTCGACGGCGACCGGCGACGCCCGCGACAAGGCGATGCGCCGGTACGCCCGGCTGGAGACCGAGTTCCTCACGAAGGGCGGGTACGCGGCCGAGGCCGAGGCCGCGACGATCGCGGCGAGCCTCGGGCTGCCCGACCGGATCCTGGGCCAGCCGCTGCGCACGCTGTCCGGCGGTCAGCGGCGCCGGGTCGAGCTGGCCCGGATCCTCTTCTCGGACGCCGACACCCTGCTGCTCGACGAGCCCACGAACCACCTGGACGCCGACTCGATCGTTTGGCTGCGCGACTTCCTCAAGACGTACAAGGGCGGGTTCATCGTCATCAGCCACGACGAGAACCTCGTCGAGGCGTGCGTCAACAAGGTGTTCCACCTGGACGCCAACCGCACCGCGATCGACGTCTACAACGTGGGGTGGAAGGCGTACCTCACGCAGCGCGAGACCGACGAGCGCCGCCGCAAGCGCGAGCGCGACAACGCGGAGAAGAAGGCCGCGGCGCTGATGTCGCAGGCCGACAAGATGCGTGCCAAGGCGACGAAGACCGTGGCGGCGCAGAACATGGCACGGCGTGCCGAGCGCCTGCTCTCCGGTCTCGAGGGCGTGCGGCAGGCGGACAAGGTCGCCAAGCTCCGTTTCCCCGAGCCCGCGCCCTGCGGCAAGACGCCGCTGATGGCGTCCGAGCTGTCGAAGTCGTACGGGTCGCTGGAGATCTTCACCGACGTCGACCTCGCGATCGACAAGGGCTCGCGCGTCGTGATCCTCGGTCTCAACGGCGCCGGCAAGACGACGCTGCTGCGGCTTCTCGCGGGGGTCGAGGCGCCCGACACCGGGAGGGTCGAGCCGGGCCACGGGCTCAAGCTGGGCTATTACGCGCAGGAGCACGAGACCCTGGACCCGGGCCGCACGGTGTTGGAGAACATGCGTTCGTCCGCCCCCGACATGGACCTGGTCGAGGTGCGCAAGGTGCTCGGCTCGTTCCTGTTCTCCGGCGACGACGTGGACAAGCCGGCGGGAGTGCTGTCGGGCGGTGAGAAGACCCGGCTCGCGCTCGCGACGCTGGTCGTGTCCGCGGCCAACGTGCTGCTGCTGGACGAGCCGACCAACAACCTCGACCCGGCCAGCCGTGAGGAGGTCCTGTCGGCGCTGCGGTCGTACGCCGGCGCGGTCGTGCTGGTGACGCACGACGAGGGCGCGGTCGAGGCGCTGCAGCCGGAGCGCATCATCCTGCTGCCGGACGGCGTCGAAGACCTGTGGAATGCCGACTACGCGGATCTGGTGGCGCTCGCCTGA
- a CDS encoding helix-turn-helix domain-containing protein, with the protein MAETLKKGSRVTGAAREKLAADLKKKYDSGASIRALAEETGRSYGFVHRMLSESGVTLRGRGGATRGKTKATAS; encoded by the coding sequence GTGGCCGAGACTCTGAAGAAGGGCAGCCGGGTGACCGGCGCCGCGCGCGAAAAGCTCGCGGCGGACCTCAAGAAAAAGTACGACTCCGGTGCCAGCATCCGCGCCCTTGCGGAGGAGACGGGCCGTTCCTACGGCTTCGTGCACCGGATGCTGAGCGAGTCGGGTGTGACCCTGCGCGGAAGGGGTGGGGCCACGCGCGGCAAGACCAAGGCGACGGCGTCCTGA
- a CDS encoding enoyl-CoA hydratase/isomerase family protein, translating into MSEYVRLERTGPIAVVTLAKPDRRNAQTPAMWRELAGVGRSLPGDVRAVVLRGEGSSFSAGLDRRLFPGGGGVPGEADLAGLAEMDDAERDAAISLFQEAFTWWRRPDLVSIAAVQGHAVGAGFQLALACDVRVCAEDVQFSMAETTLGLVPDLAGTKPLVDLVGYARAFEICATGRRVGAAEALALGLANSVVPPEDLDKAAHETAEALIRAPRDAVVETKALLLGATSRHYDAQRAAEREAQGRRLKDLLGRGE; encoded by the coding sequence ATGTCGGAGTACGTCCGTCTGGAACGCACGGGTCCGATCGCCGTGGTGACCCTGGCCAAGCCGGACCGGCGCAACGCGCAGACGCCCGCCATGTGGCGGGAGCTTGCCGGGGTCGGGCGCTCGCTGCCCGGCGACGTCCGCGCGGTCGTGCTCCGGGGCGAAGGGTCGTCGTTCTCGGCGGGGCTCGACCGCCGGCTGTTCCCCGGCGGGGGCGGTGTTCCGGGCGAGGCCGATCTGGCCGGGCTCGCGGAGATGGACGACGCGGAGCGCGACGCGGCCATCTCGCTGTTCCAGGAGGCGTTCACCTGGTGGCGCCGCCCGGACCTGGTCTCCATCGCGGCGGTGCAGGGCCACGCGGTGGGGGCCGGGTTCCAGCTCGCGCTGGCCTGCGACGTGCGGGTGTGCGCCGAGGACGTGCAGTTCTCGATGGCGGAGACCACGCTCGGCCTGGTCCCGGACCTCGCGGGCACCAAGCCGCTCGTCGACCTGGTCGGCTACGCCCGCGCGTTCGAGATCTGCGCCACCGGGCGCCGCGTCGGTGCCGCGGAGGCGCTGGCCCTCGGCCTGGCGAATTCGGTTGTCCCGCCCGAAGACCTCGACAAGGCCGCCCACGAAACCGCCGAAGCCCTGATCCGGGCGCCGCGCGACGCCGTCGTCGAGACCAAGGCCCTGCTCCTCGGCGCGACCTCGCGACACTACGACGCACAGCGCGCCGCGGAACGCGAGGCCCAGGGCCGCCGGCTCAAGGATCTCCTGGGGCGCGGGGAGTAG